A window from Nocardioides mesophilus encodes these proteins:
- the treZ gene encoding malto-oligosyltrehalose trehalohydrolase translates to MIYELHVGTFTPAGTLDSAVERLDHLVELGVSVVELLPLAPFPGSHNWGYDGIAPYAVHEAYGGPEALQRFVDAAHRAGLGVCLDVVYNHLGPDGNYLGEIAPYLTDKHATPWGQAVNLDAPGSDPVRAWLLDNVALWFRDFHVDGLRLDAVHELKDDRATHVLEEMSALTDRMSAELGRPLWLVAESDRNDPGTVTPRGAGAAVGGVGVHGQWADDIHHALHVALTGETQGYYADFAAPEALGKVLRTPFFHDGGYSSFRGRSHGRPVDAATVPGWRFVASLQTHDQVGNRATGDRLSQLVGVDLLACGAALLLTSPWTPMLFMGEEWGAGTPWQFFVDHTDPGIAEATRQGRRAEFGSHGWDELDVPDPQDPETFRRSQLDWSEPARGDHARLLGWYRDLIALRRSTPDLRSGDLTEVAVTWDAAARRVDLRRGGHRVLVNLGDTPWTVEAAGKVALDWVSKGSLEHGPDGCTVPPESAVVLAP, encoded by the coding sequence GTGATCTACGAGCTGCACGTCGGCACCTTCACCCCCGCGGGGACGCTCGACTCGGCGGTGGAACGGCTCGACCACCTCGTCGAGCTCGGGGTGAGCGTGGTCGAGCTGCTGCCGCTGGCGCCGTTCCCCGGCTCCCACAACTGGGGGTACGACGGGATCGCGCCCTACGCCGTGCACGAGGCGTACGGCGGGCCCGAGGCGCTGCAGCGGTTCGTCGACGCGGCGCACCGGGCCGGCCTCGGGGTCTGCCTCGACGTGGTCTACAACCACCTCGGCCCGGACGGCAACTACCTGGGCGAGATCGCGCCGTACCTCACCGACAAGCACGCCACGCCCTGGGGCCAGGCGGTCAACCTCGACGCGCCGGGCAGCGACCCGGTGCGTGCCTGGCTGCTCGACAACGTGGCGCTGTGGTTCCGCGACTTCCACGTCGACGGCCTCCGGCTCGACGCGGTGCACGAGCTCAAGGACGACCGGGCCACGCACGTGCTCGAGGAGATGTCGGCGCTGACCGATCGGATGTCGGCCGAGCTGGGCCGGCCGCTGTGGCTGGTCGCCGAGTCCGACCGCAACGACCCCGGCACGGTGACCCCCCGCGGCGCGGGCGCGGCGGTCGGCGGCGTCGGGGTGCACGGCCAGTGGGCCGACGACATCCACCACGCGCTGCACGTGGCGCTGACCGGGGAGACCCAGGGCTACTACGCCGACTTCGCCGCGCCCGAGGCGCTCGGCAAGGTGCTGCGCACTCCGTTCTTCCACGACGGCGGCTACTCCTCGTTCCGCGGCCGGTCGCACGGCCGTCCGGTCGACGCCGCGACCGTGCCGGGCTGGCGGTTCGTGGCGTCGCTGCAGACCCACGACCAGGTCGGCAACCGGGCCACCGGTGACCGGCTCTCCCAGCTCGTCGGGGTGGACCTGCTCGCCTGCGGTGCCGCGCTGCTGCTCACCTCGCCGTGGACCCCGATGCTGTTCATGGGGGAGGAGTGGGGCGCCGGGACGCCGTGGCAGTTCTTCGTCGACCACACCGACCCGGGGATCGCCGAGGCCACCCGTCAGGGCCGGCGGGCGGAGTTCGGCTCGCACGGCTGGGACGAGCTCGACGTGCCCGACCCGCAGGACCCGGAGACGTTCCGGCGCTCGCAGCTCGACTGGAGCGAGCCCGCGCGCGGCGACCATGCCCGGCTGCTGGGGTGGTACCGCGACCTCATCGCGCTGCGCCGCTCGACCCCCGACCTGCGCTCCGGTGACCTGACCGAGGTGGCGGTCACCTGGGACGCCGCGGCGCGCCGGGTCGACCTGCGGCGCGGCGGGCACCGGGTGCTGGTCAACCTCGGCGACACGCCGTGGACGGTCGAGGCCGCGGGCAAGGTCGCCCTCGACTGGGTCTCCAAGGGCTCGCTCGAGCACGGGCCGGACGGCTGCACCGTGCCGCCGGAGTCGGCTGTGGTGCTGGCTCCCTGA